A single Bos mutus isolate GX-2022 chromosome 25, NWIPB_WYAK_1.1, whole genome shotgun sequence DNA region contains:
- the OR2AE1 gene encoding olfactory receptor 2AE1 produces the protein TPVFLTSHFISTSCFPGAEDGETWQRNQSSLADFVLEGLFDDSLAHLFLFSLTTVVFLIAVSGNSLTLLLICADPRLHTPMYLLLSQLSLMELMHVSTTIPKMATNYLSGQKSISFVGCATQHFLYLTLGGAECLLLAFMSYDRYVAICHPLRYSVLMNRKVTLMMAAMSWLGASLNSLIYTAILMHFPFCGPRQIHHFYCEFPAVVKLVCGDISVYEATVYISTLLLLLLPIVLISTSYVFILHSVIQMRGSKRNAFATCSSHLTVVSLWFGASIFSYMRPRSQRTPLQDKVSSVFYSIITPTLNPLIYTLRNKDVAKALRRVLGRDCIIKRLQVQLS, from the coding sequence ACCCCAGTATTCCTGACATCACATTTCATCTCCACTTCCTGTTTCCCAGGGGCTGAGGACGGGGAGACGTGGCAGAGGAATCAGTCCTCTCTGGCAGACTTCGTCCTGGAAGGGCTCTTTGATGACTCTCTCGcccaccttttccttttctccttgaccACGGTGGTCTTCCTTATTGCTGTGAGTGGCAACAGCCTCACCCTTCTGCTCATCTGTGCTGACCCCCGGCTCCACACACCCATGTACCTCCTCCTCAGCCAGCTCTCCCTCATGGAGCTGATGCATGTctccaccaccatccccaagATGGCGACCAACTACCTCTCTGGCCAGAAGTCCATCTCCTTTGTGGGCTGTGCGACCCAGCACTTCCTCTATCTGACTCTGGGCGGTGCGGAGTGTCTTCTCCTAGCTTTCATGTCCTATGACCGCTACGTTGCCATCTGTCATCCACTGCGCTACTCTGTTCTCATGAACAGAAAGGTGACGCTAATGATGGCTGCCATGTCTTGGTTGGGAGCGTCCCTGAATTCCCTAATTTACACGGCAATCTTGATGCACTTCCCTTTCTGTGGGCCTCGACAAATCCACCACTTCTACTGTGAGTTTCCAGCTGTTGTGAAGTTGGTATGTGGAGACATCTCTGTGTACGAGGCCACAGTGTACATCagcaccctcctcctcctcctgctccccatcGTCCTGATTTCTACATCCTATGTCTTCATCCTCCACAGTGTCATTCAGATGCGTGGGAGTAAGAGAAACGCCTTCGCCACTTGCAGCTCTCACCTCACTGTGGTTTCCCTCTGGTTTGGTGCTTCCATCTTCTCATATATGAGGCCCAGGTCCCAGCGCACTCCACTGCAAGACAAAGTCAGTTCTGTGTTCTACAGCATCATCACTCCCACATTGAATCCACTGATTTATACTCTCCGGAATAAGGATGTAGCTAAGGCTCTGAGGAGGGTGCTGGGGAGAGACTGTATCATTAAAAGATTGCAAGTGCAGTTGTCCTGA